One Budorcas taxicolor isolate Tak-1 chromosome 13, Takin1.1, whole genome shotgun sequence DNA window includes the following coding sequences:
- the E2F1 gene encoding transcription factor E2F1 gives MAVAGAPAGGPCAPALEALLGAGALRLLDSSQIVIISTAQDASAPPAPAGPAAPAAGPRDPDLLLFATPQAPRPTPSAPRPALGRPPVKRRLNLETDHQYLAESSGPARGRGRHPGKGVKSPGEKSRYETSLNLTTKRFLELLSRSADGVVDLNWAAEVLKVQKRRIYDITNVLEGIQLIAKKSKNHIQWLGNHATVGIGGRLEGLTQDLQQLQESEQQLDHLLHICSTQLRLLSEDAESQRLAYVTCQDLRSIADPAEQMVMVIKAPPETQLQAVDSSENFQISLKSKQGPIDVFLCPEESVGGTSPGKTPSQGAASGEEDRAADLATAVPPPPSSPPSSPATDPSQSLLSLEQEPLLSRMGGLRAPVDEDRLSPLVAADSLLEHVKEDFSGLLPEEFISLSPPHEALDYHFGLEEGEGIRDLFDCDFGDLTPLDF, from the exons ATGGCCGTGGCCGGGGCCCCCGCGGGCGGCCCTTGCGCGCCGGCGCTGGAGGCCTTGCTCGGGGCCGGCGCGCTGCGGCTGCTCGACTCCTCGCAGATCGTCATCATCTCCACCGCGCAGGACGCCAGCGCCCCGCCGGCCCCCGCCGGCCCCGCCGCACCGGCCGCCGGCCCCCGGGACCCTGACCTGCTGCTCTTCGCCACGCCGCAGGCGCCCCGGCCCACACCCAGCGCGCCGCGCCCCGCGCTCGGCCGCCCGCCG GTGAAGCGGAGGCTGAACCTGGAAACTGACCATCAATACCTGGCCGAGAGCAGCGGGCCAGCTCGGGGCAGAGGCCGCCACCCAGGAAAAG GTGTGAAGTCCCCAGGGGAGAAGTCACGCTATGAAACATCGTTGAACCTGACCACGAAACGCTTCTTGGAGTTACTGAGCCGCTCGGCCGACGGGGTGGTTGACCTGAACTGGGCGGCTGAAGTGCTGAAGGTGCAGAAACGGCGCATCTACGACATCACCAACGTCCTGGAGGGCATCCAGCTCATCGCCAAGAAGTCCAAGAACCACATCCAGTGGCT AGGCAACCATGCAACGGTGGGGATCGGCGGGCGGCTTGAAGGATTGACCCAGGACCTCCAGCAGCTGCAGGAAAGCGAGCAGCAGCTGGATCACCTGCTCCACATCTGCAGCACCCAGCTGCGTCTGCTCTCCGAGGATGCTGAGAGCCAGCG CCTGGCCTATGTGACCTGCCAGGACCTTCGTAGCATTGCAGACCCTGCAGAGCAGATGGTCATGGTGATCAAGGCCCCCCCCGAGACCCAGCTCCAAGCCGTGGACTCCTCGGAG AACTTTCAGATCTCCCTTAAGAGCAAACAAGGCCCCATCGACGTTTTCCTGTGCCCTGAGGAGAGTGTGGGCGGAACCAGCCCTGGAAAGACCCCGTCCCAGGGGGCAGCTTCGGGGGAGGAGGACAGGGCAGCTGACCTTGCCACCGCGGTGCCACCACCACCGTCGTCACCTCCCTCATCCCCTGCCACGGATCCCAGTCAGTCCCTGCTCAGCCTGGAGCAAG AGCCTCTGCTTTCCCGGATGGGTGGCCTGCGGGCCCCTGTGGACGAGGACCGCCTGTCCCCACTCGTGGCGGCCGACTCACTCCTGGAGCACGTGAAGGAGGACTTCTCCGGCCTCCTCCCCGAGGAGTTCATCAGCCTGTCGCCCCCCCACGAGGCCCTCGACTACCACTTTGGCCTCGAGGAGGGTGAGGGCATCAGAGACCTCTTCGACTGTGACTTTGGGGACCTCACTCCCCTGGATTTCTGA